In the genome of Daucus carota subsp. sativus chromosome 9, DH1 v3.0, whole genome shotgun sequence, the window acggagggagtatatatgtgtgtgtgcatgCATTAATTAATATACGTGTAATTTGTATTAACAAACTCATGCAACCAGAAAACTGAAGTTGATAACGCAGAGGAGAAACACCTTCAAGTGCTGAAAGAAGAGGCCAAGCAGATGCTAGTTGCAGGGGACACACCTCAGTGCAAAATAATAAGCTTCATCGATGATATTCAACGACTGGGTCTGGCCTACCATTTTGAAGCTGAGTTAGATGCAATATTACAGCACTTGAAGGATAGCTTTCTTCAACTTTACTGCAGCAAAGATGATGTTGATTTGCATGATGCTGCTCTATGTTTTCGGCTGCTTAGACAGCAAGGACATGTGGTTTCTTCAGGTAGCTTGATTGTTATCAATCCGACCTCGTGTCAAACGTACATACTAACATATCTTAGGGTATTTCCACGCATGCAGATGTATTCTACAAGTTCAAGGACAACAACGGGAAGTTCAAGGAGAGCTTGGCTAAGGATGTTAGAGGAATGCTAAGCTTGTATGAAGCAGCACATCTCATGGTGCATGGAGAAACTATACTAGAAGAAGCTCTTGAATTCACCACCTCTCACCTTAATCTATATCTGAATTTAAACCTCAACGATCCATTAGCAGGCCTTGTGGGTCGTGCGCTCAAGTATCCCCTCCGTAGAAGTTTAAATAGGCTTGTAGCAAGGCATTACATTTccgtctaccacaaattatctTGGCATAATCAAGTGCTGTTAGATCTGGCAAAACGTGATTTTAATCGAGTACAGGCATTGCATCAGAGTGAGCTCGGTCCTATTACAAGGTATATCCATATCCATAAATGATGCGCGAGTCTTGAGCATGTAAAGCTTTCTTAATTCATTTGTATTGAATGAAACAACTTTAATTTCAGGTGGTGGAAAGATCTAGATTTTGCAAATAAACTTTCTTTCGCAAGGGATAGAGTGGTGGAATGTTACTTTTGGATATCAGGCGTGTACTTCGAGCCCCGGTATACGGAGGCCCGAGTATTCCTAACCAAAGTGATTTCCTTAACATCCATTGTTGATGACATATATGATATCTATGGCACTATCGAAGAACTCCAGCAGTTCACTGATGCAATTGAAAGGTAAGTGCAAATTTGAGTGGCCTATCAGATAGAAAAagcaatatattatttttaagaaaaatgctTGGTGTACAgaattgtgtacaaaattttgtacatgatgacatgtggtgggttttaattagaATGGACCTCTCTATTCACATCAACAACCCCAATTAAAACATTCCAAATCAATTGCCATGTCTGATAACTATTGTTAAATGTTTTGCATTAGATGGGATATCAGTACCATAGATCAGCTTCCAGAGTACATCACCCTTTGTTATCGTCCTCTGCTGGAAGTTTTTTATGAAGCTGAAGAAGAGATAGAAAAGGCAGGAAGGCCATCCTACGGATTTCGTTATGCAAAGGATGCTGTAAGAGTCCTAAATATAAAGCAAGTACCAAGTGCCCTTTTAAACTTCTGTCCTTTCTAA includes:
- the LOC108202782 gene encoding sesquiterpene synthase 2-like; its protein translation is MAMYVNSTSGPPNVSSTAVTRSSANYHPSIWGDRFLPYCNSSLLKTEVDNAEEKHLQVLKEEAKQMLVAGDTPQCKIISFIDDIQRLGLAYHFEAELDAILQHLKDSFLQLYCSKDDVDLHDAALCFRLLRQQGHVVSSDVFYKFKDNNGKFKESLAKDVRGMLSLYEAAHLMVHGETILEEALEFTTSHLNLYLNLNLNDPLAGLVGRALKYPLRRSLNRLVARHYISVYHKLSWHNQVLLDLAKRDFNRVQALHQSELGPITRWWKDLDFANKLSFARDRVVECYFWISGVYFEPRYTEARVFLTKVISLTSIVDDIYDIYGTIEELQQFTDAIERWDISTIDQLPEYITLCYRPLLEVFYEAEEEIEKAGRPSYGFRYAKDAFKRLSRGYFDEAKWCKVEYFPEFEEYMSVALISGAYKMLSVTSFVLMGDVATREAYEWISKDPLIVKASSVICRLSDDIVGHEFELQRPHIPTAVECFMKQYSVSKEITYGALQKRITNAWKDMNQECLNPTAAAMPLLMRVFNLARVINLLYDGDDGYTHSSARTKEMITSVLLDPFPI